In one window of Bdellovibrio bacteriovorus DNA:
- a CDS encoding cob(I)yrinic acid a,c-diamide adenosyltransferase, translated as MTDAPKAKIYTRTGDKGTTRLVDGSCVEKFNPRVEAYGTVDELNSFIGVVRSAMTSAPEVHSLDQTLEKIQNELFNIGSLLATEKDEVFKMLPPITEEQIRHLEKQIDALTVELPELRNFILPAGHIVASHLHVARTSCRRSERRSAEIAVKDERYASALQYLNRLSDYLFVAARWVNLKTGHHDVLWKKT; from the coding sequence ATGACGGACGCTCCGAAAGCAAAGATTTATACACGGACTGGTGACAAAGGAACGACAAGGCTTGTCGATGGCTCCTGCGTCGAAAAATTCAATCCTCGTGTTGAAGCTTACGGAACCGTAGACGAGCTCAATAGCTTCATTGGCGTCGTTCGGTCTGCCATGACTTCGGCACCCGAAGTGCATTCGTTGGATCAAACTCTAGAAAAAATCCAGAACGAGCTTTTCAATATTGGAAGCCTTCTGGCAACGGAAAAAGATGAAGTTTTTAAAATGCTCCCACCTATCACCGAAGAACAGATCCGCCATTTAGAAAAACAAATTGACGCCTTGACCGTGGAACTTCCAGAGTTGCGCAATTTTATTTTGCCCGCAGGTCATATCGTCGCATCTCACCTCCATGTGGCGCGCACAAGTTGCCGTCGCAGTGAGCGACGTTCGGCCGAAATTGCGGTGAAAGATGAGCGCTATGCTTCGGCTTTGCAGTATCTGAACCGTTTGAGTGATTATCTTTTCGTTGCCGCTCGCTGGGTGAATTTGAAAACGGGTCATCACGATGTCCTTTGGAAGAAAACTTAA